Proteins from one Prevotella sp. E2-28 genomic window:
- a CDS encoding glycoside hydrolase family 5 protein — protein sequence MKRFAWLLTLLCLLLPTTAKAQDGFGRSSMEVINDMAPGWNLGNTLEGVATWTGVDFLNNKGGVGAETAWQGTQTTQELIVYVKSLGFRSVRIPCSWAFGHISNASTYEIDSKWMTRVKEVVDYCIRDSLYVVLNDHWDGGWLENHIADTDTATIRKNKEVLTALWTQIANTFMDYDEHLLFAGLNEPNAENQAATNNLIQYNQTFVDAVRATGGNNTHRILVVQGPATNIEHTCNFMAGKMPTDVVEGRLAVEIHYYNPWQFWGMENDESWGKVFYYWGQGNHLSSSTHNATWGEEADMKKQLKMMKTNFVDKGYPVVIGEFGANWRDLSLLSGESQEKHNASIKAHYRELHRLCKEMGGMVPMTWDTNYCSQDGKKGCMTIIDRQNLNVFGTYAMEGINEIYPRPSEAAVRNIQQTSDEESVPIYRLDGQKTSSLHLSPGIYIRKSQKFIVN from the coding sequence ATGAAAAGATTTGCTTGGCTATTAACTTTATTGTGCTTATTGCTGCCGACAACAGCAAAAGCTCAGGACGGATTTGGCCGTTCTAGTATGGAAGTGATTAACGATATGGCTCCAGGTTGGAACCTTGGCAATACGCTGGAGGGTGTTGCTACATGGACTGGAGTGGACTTCCTGAACAATAAGGGTGGAGTAGGTGCAGAAACAGCCTGGCAGGGCACGCAGACTACGCAGGAACTCATAGTCTATGTGAAAAGCCTCGGCTTTAGGAGTGTGCGCATTCCGTGTTCTTGGGCCTTCGGACATATCAGTAATGCATCGACCTATGAGATAGACAGCAAATGGATGACGCGCGTCAAAGAGGTGGTGGACTACTGCATCCGCGACAGTCTGTATGTGGTCTTGAACGACCATTGGGACGGTGGATGGCTGGAGAATCATATCGCTGATACGGATACGGCCACCATCAGAAAGAACAAGGAAGTGCTTACAGCCCTATGGACTCAGATTGCCAATACTTTTATGGACTATGATGAGCATCTGCTCTTTGCTGGGCTGAACGAGCCGAACGCGGAAAACCAAGCGGCCACGAATAACCTGATACAGTATAACCAGACCTTCGTGGATGCCGTGCGTGCCACGGGTGGCAATAACACGCATCGCATACTGGTGGTTCAGGGACCGGCAACCAATATAGAGCACACGTGTAACTTCATGGCCGGCAAGATGCCTACAGACGTAGTCGAGGGTAGGTTGGCTGTAGAGATTCACTACTATAACCCCTGGCAGTTCTGGGGTATGGAAAACGACGAGTCGTGGGGCAAGGTCTTTTATTACTGGGGGCAGGGCAACCATCTGAGCAGTTCTACGCACAATGCCACCTGGGGCGAGGAGGCCGACATGAAAAAGCAGTTGAAGATGATGAAAACCAACTTCGTGGACAAAGGGTATCCCGTGGTTATTGGCGAATTCGGAGCTAACTGGCGCGACCTGTCATTGCTCTCAGGTGAGAGTCAGGAAAAGCACAATGCCTCTATCAAGGCTCACTATCGCGAACTCCATCGTTTGTGTAAGGAGATGGGGGGCATGGTACCCATGACGTGGGACACGAACTACTGTAGTCAAGATGGAAAGAAAGGTTGTATGACCATCATTGATCGCCAGAACCTGAACGTGTTTGGCACCTATGCTATGGAGGGCATCAACGAGATTTACCCCCGTCCTTCAGAGGCGGCCGTCAGAAACATCCAACAGACATCTGATGAGGAATCTGTGCCCATCTATCGTCTTGACGGACAAAAGACTTCCAGCCTTCATCTCTCCCCAGGGATTTATATCCGCAAGAGTCAGAAGTTCATTGTGAACTGA
- a CDS encoding type I restriction endonuclease subunit R, translating to MSTFNEHSLEMAIMELFEQQGYSYVNGETIHKELSEVLLRDDLRMYLMDRYSKDGITSLEVERVLAKLTADNGASFYAQNAQTYRLMTEGFAIKREDASKPDLFVEVIDFKDVERNIFKVVNQLEIKGAEKRIPDGIVYLNGLPVVVLEFKSAVKEDTTIMNAYTQLTVRYRRDVPDLFRYNAFIVISDGVNNKYGTLFSDYEFFYAWRKIERTDKPGDGIDSLNTMMQGLFRKERLLSVIKDFVFFPDTSKSETKIVCRYPQFFATHRLYENILEHSHINILGDGKGGTYFGATGCGKSLTMLFLTRMLMRSRHLASPTIVLITDRTDLDDQLSGQFLNAKQFIGDENVVNVESREELGKLLRGRKSGGVFLTTIQKFSEDINVLSDRANIICISDEAHRSQTNIEQNVQITDKGVKRSYGFAKYLHDSLPNATYVGFTGTPIDATIDVFGDVVDAYTMTESVADGITSRIVYEGRAAKVFADHKQLEAIEAYYKQCEEQGANEYQIEESKKAVTQMDKILGDPQRLAVVAKDFVEHYEKRIEEGSTVCGKAMFVCSNRFIAYDLYKQIIALRPEWAEKIGDSEHTPVERIKLVMTRDKDDAPELRELIGSDEDRKALDVLFKNPESNFKIAIVVSMWITGFDVPCLDTMYIDKPLQKHTLVQTISRVNRVYEGKDKGLVVDYIGIKSNMNNALKQYAGTGDLGDNVETIEQSLTMVKDELDILRRMFAQFDYSKFTTGTPLEQLDCLKHAAEFVQATEKTQNLFMGHTKKLKSAFNLCSNHEGITDEDREDIHFFTGVRSIIYKLTKGDAPDASQMNRKVSKMIEEALKSEGVEEVVQVNANTKDLDLLSQDYMTRLEKLKLPNTKVKLMEKLLRTVITDFKKVNKMKGVDFTKRLNALVQKYNDRSDNAVFAEEVLNEVAKQMAELLKEVNQEKKSFKDLGITYEEKAFYDILKEIAHKFGFEFPEEKLIPLSAAVKKMVDDKSRYTDWANRSDIKAELQMDLILILAEHGYPPVPQDDVFKEIFEQAENFKKYEKAESEEDSTDVGELVQQMSLIDAFTTEEARKTSTNRGSFKAANEIRLKPTGSVLDDVEKDDDVRRLVHNMMELYEGTTIMNIVIECQREFQEKYFSMGGNDWRHLIRDYVRMVTERPELQENEVFRFSMAG from the coding sequence ATGTCAACATTCAACGAACACAGTCTGGAGATGGCCATCATGGAGCTGTTTGAGCAACAAGGCTACAGCTACGTGAATGGTGAGACGATTCACAAAGAATTGTCAGAGGTGCTGTTGCGTGATGACTTGCGGATGTATCTGATGGACAGGTACAGCAAGGATGGCATTACGTCATTGGAGGTGGAACGCGTGTTGGCAAAGTTGACGGCTGACAACGGTGCATCATTCTACGCGCAGAATGCGCAGACCTACAGGCTGATGACGGAGGGATTCGCCATCAAGCGCGAGGATGCGTCGAAGCCAGACCTGTTCGTTGAAGTGATAGACTTTAAGGATGTAGAGCGGAATATATTCAAGGTAGTAAACCAACTGGAGATAAAGGGCGCAGAGAAGCGTATTCCTGATGGTATAGTCTATCTGAACGGCCTGCCAGTAGTGGTGCTGGAGTTTAAGAGCGCCGTGAAGGAAGATACTACCATCATGAACGCTTATACCCAGTTGACGGTTCGTTATCGTAGAGATGTACCAGATTTGTTCCGTTATAACGCTTTCATTGTCATCAGCGATGGTGTGAATAATAAATATGGTACGCTGTTCTCTGACTATGAGTTCTTCTATGCCTGGCGAAAGATTGAACGGACGGATAAACCTGGTGATGGTATTGACTCTCTGAACACCATGATGCAAGGATTGTTCAGAAAGGAACGATTGTTGAGCGTTATCAAAGACTTTGTGTTCTTCCCAGATACATCGAAGAGCGAAACAAAGATAGTGTGTCGCTATCCGCAGTTCTTTGCTACGCATAGGCTCTATGAGAATATTCTGGAGCACTCGCATATCAATATTCTTGGTGATGGTAAAGGCGGAACATACTTTGGTGCTACAGGATGCGGTAAGAGCTTGACGATGCTTTTCCTGACACGTATGCTGATGCGCAGTAGGCATTTGGCCTCACCAACCATCGTGCTGATTACTGACCGTACCGACCTTGACGACCAACTATCAGGGCAGTTCCTGAATGCTAAACAATTCATAGGTGATGAGAATGTGGTTAATGTGGAATCGCGCGAAGAACTTGGAAAATTGCTGAGAGGCAGAAAGAGTGGAGGTGTTTTCCTGACTACGATACAGAAATTCAGTGAGGATATCAATGTGCTTTCTGATCGAGCCAATATCATCTGTATATCTGACGAGGCCCATCGTTCGCAGACAAACATAGAGCAGAATGTACAGATAACGGATAAGGGCGTAAAACGCAGTTATGGCTTTGCTAAGTATTTGCACGACTCGCTGCCTAATGCTACGTATGTTGGATTTACTGGTACGCCTATCGATGCTACGATAGATGTGTTTGGCGACGTGGTGGATGCTTATACGATGACAGAATCTGTTGCTGATGGCATCACTAGCAGAATAGTCTATGAGGGCAGAGCTGCCAAGGTGTTTGCTGATCACAAACAACTAGAGGCGATTGAGGCTTATTATAAGCAATGCGAGGAACAAGGAGCCAACGAATACCAGATAGAGGAAAGCAAGAAAGCTGTTACCCAGATGGATAAGATTCTGGGTGACCCACAGCGATTGGCAGTAGTGGCTAAGGATTTTGTAGAACATTATGAGAAACGAATAGAAGAAGGAAGTACAGTATGCGGTAAGGCGATGTTTGTGTGTTCGAACCGTTTTATTGCTTACGACCTTTATAAGCAGATTATAGCCTTGCGACCTGAATGGGCAGAAAAGATTGGTGATAGTGAACATACACCAGTGGAGCGTATCAAGCTGGTGATGACTCGCGATAAGGATGATGCTCCTGAGTTGCGTGAGCTGATTGGCTCTGATGAAGACAGAAAGGCGCTCGATGTGCTATTCAAGAATCCTGAGTCGAACTTTAAGATTGCCATTGTGGTATCGATGTGGATTACTGGTTTCGATGTGCCGTGTCTGGATACGATGTATATAGACAAACCACTGCAGAAGCACACATTGGTACAGACTATATCTCGTGTGAATCGTGTGTATGAAGGAAAGGATAAAGGCTTGGTGGTAGATTACATTGGCATCAAGAGCAATATGAACAATGCCCTGAAGCAGTATGCTGGAACTGGTGACCTTGGCGATAATGTAGAGACTATTGAGCAATCGCTGACAATGGTGAAGGATGAGCTGGATATATTACGCAGGATGTTCGCCCAGTTCGACTACTCGAAGTTTACTACAGGTACGCCATTGGAACAGTTGGACTGCCTGAAGCATGCAGCTGAATTTGTTCAGGCAACAGAGAAGACGCAGAACCTGTTTATGGGCCATACCAAGAAACTGAAATCAGCGTTTAATCTCTGTTCGAATCATGAAGGCATTACAGATGAAGATCGTGAGGACATTCACTTCTTCACGGGAGTACGCTCTATCATCTATAAGTTGACGAAGGGTGACGCACCAGATGCCTCACAAATGAACCGCAAGGTTAGCAAGATGATCGAGGAGGCCTTGAAATCAGAGGGTGTTGAAGAGGTAGTTCAAGTGAACGCAAATACTAAGGACCTGGATTTGTTGAGTCAGGACTATATGACCAGACTTGAAAAACTGAAACTGCCCAATACCAAGGTGAAGCTGATGGAGAAACTGCTTCGTACGGTGATTACTGACTTTAAGAAGGTCAACAAAATGAAGGGCGTGGACTTTACGAAACGCCTGAATGCGTTGGTGCAGAAGTATAACGATCGTAGTGATAACGCCGTCTTTGCAGAGGAAGTTCTGAACGAGGTAGCTAAGCAGATGGCAGAGTTGCTGAAAGAGGTCAATCAGGAGAAGAAGTCATTCAAGGACTTGGGTATCACATACGAAGAAAAGGCTTTCTATGATATTCTGAAAGAGATAGCTCACAAGTTTGGTTTTGAATTTCCTGAGGAGAAGTTGATTCCGCTTTCGGCTGCTGTTAAGAAGATGGTAGATGACAAATCGCGCTATACCGACTGGGCCAATCGTTCAGATATCAAGGCAGAATTGCAGATGGATTTGATTCTTATTCTTGCTGAGCACGGCTATCCTCCTGTACCACAGGATGATGTGTTCAAAGAAATCTTCGAACAGGCAGAGAACTTCAAGAAATACGAAAAGGCGGAGAGCGAAGAAGACTCAACGGATGTAGGAGAACTTGTTCAGCAGATGAGCTTGATAGATGCATTTACAACAGAAGAGGCTAGAAAGACATCAACAAATAGAGGTTCCTTCAAAGCTGCTAACGAAATCCGCCTGAAGCCTACCGGTTCTGTTCTTGATGATGTGGAGAAAGACGATGATGTACGACGTCTGGTACACAATATGATGGAGCTATATGAGGGTACTACAATCATGAATATCGTGATAGAATGTCAGCGTGAGTTCCAAGAGAAGTATTTCAGTATGGGTGGCAATGACTGGCGTCACTTGATACGTGACTACGTAAGGATGGTAACTGAACGACCAGAGCTGCAAGAGAATGAAGTGTTTAGATTCTCTATGGCTGGGTAA
- a CDS encoding Fic family protein, whose product MTGEKSIKQQYLDFDEYIRQSEPEKKERAEAWRVAIGLQAVDGLKTSEYLHETARRNIEGEITIDEARELVKEYYIKKTAHNSNDADKEEADRVSSNISKLLQTDAFTYSVAGFAAIHRAIFEGVFKHAGRFRDYDISKKEWVLRNDTVLYGRWQDLRMTIEYDLEQERQFDYTVLNKDQMIEHLAKFVAGLWQIHPFGEGNTRTTAIFTIKYLRSLGFSANNDMFEHYSWYFRNALVRANYRNVREGINAEPLFLVRFFRNLLLGETNELRNRYMIISPPEKWKDATSTPTSTPTSTPTSSAQDLLQTENPLIQNLIKVIGNSQCSIKEMLEGVGLKDRKNFLEYHLVPAISGGYVCLLYPDKPRHPRQRYLLTVKGQMLYQELTKQ is encoded by the coding sequence ATGACAGGAGAGAAAAGTATAAAGCAACAGTATCTGGACTTTGACGAGTATATTCGCCAAAGCGAACCCGAGAAAAAAGAGCGGGCTGAGGCTTGGCGTGTGGCGATTGGCTTGCAGGCTGTGGATGGACTGAAGACCTCAGAATATCTACACGAGACAGCACGTCGAAATATTGAAGGTGAAATCACCATCGACGAAGCACGCGAACTGGTGAAGGAGTACTACATCAAAAAGACGGCTCACAATAGCAATGACGCTGACAAGGAAGAGGCCGACCGCGTATCGAGCAATATCTCTAAACTTCTACAGACAGATGCTTTTACATATAGCGTAGCTGGTTTCGCTGCCATTCATCGCGCCATCTTCGAAGGTGTGTTTAAGCATGCAGGCCGCTTCCGCGATTATGACATCTCAAAGAAAGAATGGGTGCTGCGAAACGACACTGTGCTATATGGACGCTGGCAAGACCTTCGAATGACAATAGAATACGACCTTGAACAAGAGCGACAGTTCGACTATACAGTCTTAAACAAAGATCAGATGATTGAGCATCTGGCAAAATTTGTAGCGGGATTGTGGCAGATTCATCCTTTTGGTGAAGGCAATACTCGAACCACAGCTATCTTTACTATTAAGTATCTTCGCTCGCTGGGATTCAGCGCAAATAATGATATGTTTGAGCACTATTCCTGGTATTTCCGTAATGCGTTGGTGCGTGCAAACTATCGCAATGTGCGAGAAGGAATCAATGCAGAACCGTTATTCCTAGTACGATTCTTCCGCAATCTGTTGCTGGGTGAGACGAATGAGCTAAGAAACAGATACATGATAATCAGTCCACCCGAAAAATGGAAGGATGCAACAAGTACCCCCACAAGTACCCCCACAAGTACCCCCACAAGTTCAGCTCAGGACTTGCTTCAGACAGAGAATCCGTTGATTCAGAATCTGATAAAGGTCATTGGAAATAGCCAATGTAGCATCAAGGAGATGTTGGAAGGTGTAGGACTGAAGGATAGGAAAAACTTCTTGGAGTATCACCTTGTTCCTGCTATTTCTGGTGGATATGTCTGCCTGCTTTATCCAGATAAGCCACGCCATCCCCGACAGAGGTATCTGCTGACGGTGAAGGGACAGATGTTGTATCAAGAACTTACAAAACAATAA
- a CDS encoding GIY-YIG nuclease family protein, with the protein MAILTVYTKLLDKTLEGARIIDMGSTKTCQCYVLPYDSVAKVGKEYLAGKYAFYILLGNRSVGGPCAYVGQTNDFTNRVSDHKQKKDWWDTALVFVSKADEIFASETLYLEYLGWKTACDAHQYRIENTKPIKEPGLSDDKKNDMELFFDEIMFLTKFYGCNIFEKRKNAMVEMGFHEYYYVEVKKRGIKATLQYFPHSKRFSLLEGSLISAIETSCSKSAKRIRELLLKDSEFCKREGNLYKVIQSTNIPVESGLPSLPAEVITGTSMQGPTALKTKEGKTFAELHPKE; encoded by the coding sequence ATGGCGATACTAACAGTTTATACCAAGCTCTTAGATAAAACTTTAGAAGGAGCACGAATTATAGACATGGGCTCAACTAAGACCTGTCAGTGTTATGTTCTTCCATATGATTCAGTTGCTAAGGTTGGAAAAGAATATCTTGCCGGAAAGTATGCATTCTATATTCTACTTGGCAATAGAAGCGTTGGTGGTCCTTGCGCATATGTTGGCCAAACAAACGATTTTACAAACAGAGTGAGTGACCACAAACAAAAGAAAGACTGGTGGGACACTGCACTTGTGTTTGTCTCAAAGGCTGATGAGATTTTTGCAAGCGAAACGTTATATTTGGAATATTTAGGATGGAAAACTGCTTGTGATGCTCATCAATATAGAATAGAAAACACAAAGCCTATAAAAGAGCCAGGACTCTCTGATGACAAGAAGAACGACATGGAACTCTTTTTTGATGAGATAATGTTCTTGACAAAGTTCTATGGCTGTAATATCTTCGAGAAGAGAAAGAATGCTATGGTGGAGATGGGTTTTCATGAATATTATTACGTAGAAGTTAAGAAAAGGGGAATTAAGGCTACACTTCAATATTTCCCTCATTCGAAAAGGTTTTCTTTGCTTGAAGGTAGCCTGATTTCTGCTATAGAGACAAGTTGCTCAAAAAGTGCAAAGAGGATAAGGGAATTACTACTCAAAGATAGTGAATTCTGCAAGCGCGAGGGCAACCTATATAAGGTTATTCAAAGCACAAACATTCCTGTGGAGAGTGGATTGCCTTCGTTGCCTGCCGAAGTAATTACAGGAACATCAATGCAAGGACCTACTGCATTGAAAACAAAGGAAGGCAAAACCTTTGCAGAATTGCATCCTAAAGAATAG
- a CDS encoding restriction endonuclease subunit S, with protein MMSKAEYKRLGDYIREVNVRNRDEKVTKLVGLTIDKAFIPSVANVIGTDLSNYKVIRKEQFACSLMQVSRDGKMPVAMFEEDEAIMSPAYPMFEVIDKTVLMPQYLMMWFSRSEFDREASYYAVGGVRGSLTWEDFCNMKLPVPSITRQREIVSEYETLTNRIRLNNQMIQHLEATAQALYRKTFVDNIDKENFPEGWRMGTIGEFGVVITGKTPSSDNPEDFGNDMPFVTPGDFGKYHKFAIGAERELSEIGVKRLKGKVLPKGSVIVTCIGSDMGKVTIASEECITNQQMNSIIVYRREYSDYLFYVLSFMSKELRAMALGSSTMPLLNKSDFERIKVLFPPDELIVKFSQLLNTCNETTILKQKENIILTELQSLLLAKMGQ; from the coding sequence ATGATGAGTAAAGCGGAATATAAGCGTTTAGGTGACTATATCAGAGAAGTGAATGTTCGTAATCGAGATGAAAAGGTTACGAAACTTGTTGGTCTTACGATTGACAAAGCATTCATTCCGTCAGTGGCAAATGTCATTGGCACAGACCTCTCTAACTATAAAGTTATTCGCAAGGAACAGTTTGCATGCAGTTTGATGCAGGTGAGTCGAGATGGAAAGATGCCTGTTGCCATGTTTGAGGAAGACGAAGCTATCATGTCACCTGCTTATCCGATGTTCGAGGTTATTGATAAGACCGTTCTGATGCCTCAGTATCTGATGATGTGGTTCTCTCGTAGTGAATTTGACCGCGAGGCAAGTTATTATGCCGTTGGCGGTGTTCGTGGTAGTTTAACTTGGGAGGATTTTTGTAATATGAAACTTCCCGTTCCTTCCATCACTCGTCAGCGTGAAATCGTATCAGAATACGAAACGCTGACCAACCGCATCCGTCTCAACAATCAAATGATTCAGCACCTCGAAGCCACCGCCCAAGCCCTCTACCGCAAAACCTTCGTCGATAACATCGACAAAGAAAACTTCCCCGAAGGCTGGAGAATGGGAACGATTGGAGAATTTGGAGTGGTGATAACAGGAAAAACTCCTTCAAGTGATAATCCTGAAGATTTTGGAAATGATATGCCTTTTGTAACCCCTGGTGATTTTGGCAAATATCATAAGTTTGCAATAGGAGCTGAACGTGAGCTTTCTGAGATAGGCGTAAAACGACTAAAAGGAAAAGTCTTGCCCAAAGGTTCTGTAATAGTTACATGTATAGGCTCAGATATGGGTAAAGTCACCATTGCTTCTGAAGAGTGTATAACTAATCAACAAATGAATTCTATCATTGTATACCGTAGAGAATATTCTGATTATCTCTTTTACGTCTTGTCGTTCATGTCAAAAGAATTAAGGGCTATGGCTTTGGGAAGTTCTACAATGCCACTTCTTAACAAAAGTGACTTTGAAAGAATTAAGGTATTGTTTCCTCCTGACGAATTAATAGTAAAATTCTCTCAATTGCTAAACACGTGTAATGAAACAACAATATTAAAGCAGAAAGAAAACATAATACTAACCGAATTACAGTCTTTGCTTTTAGCGAAGATGGGGCAATAA
- the rhuM gene encoding virulence protein RhuM/Fic/DOC family protein, which translates to MEENKIVIYQTEDGQTQIDVRLENEMIWLTRQQLADLFGRDYKTISKHINNALREELADEVVVAKFANTTQHGAIEGKTQTHEKEYFNLEMVTSVGYRVKSKRGVQFRKWANRVLKEYLIKGYAVNERMRKEQIGELRQLVGMLGRTIQNQPLLSNDETNALFEVVTDYTYALDTLDNYDYQRLTVQKTTKEEPFHATYENAMEAIDGLRNKFGGSSLFGNEKDDSFKSSIGQIYQTFGGEELYPSVEEKAAMLLYLVTKNHSFSDGNKRIAATLFLWFLNNNHILYYPDGSKRIADSTLVALTLMIAESRTEEKDVMVKVVVNLINKNNDE; encoded by the coding sequence ATGGAAGAGAATAAGATTGTCATATATCAGACAGAGGACGGGCAGACGCAGATTGACGTTCGTCTGGAGAATGAAATGATTTGGCTGACCCGCCAGCAATTGGCGGATCTATTTGGTCGTGACTACAAAACCATCAGTAAGCATATAAACAATGCTCTCAGGGAAGAACTTGCCGATGAGGTGGTAGTCGCAAAATTTGCGAATACCACCCAGCATGGTGCTATAGAGGGGAAAACGCAAACTCATGAAAAGGAGTATTTTAACCTTGAAATGGTAACGTCTGTAGGTTATCGTGTCAAGAGTAAACGAGGTGTACAATTTAGGAAATGGGCTAATCGAGTGTTGAAGGAATATCTTATCAAAGGTTATGCCGTCAACGAGCGTATGCGCAAGGAGCAGATTGGTGAGTTGCGCCAACTGGTGGGTATGCTTGGACGCACCATCCAGAACCAACCTTTGCTGTCTAACGATGAGACCAATGCCCTGTTTGAGGTGGTGACAGACTATACCTATGCCCTCGACACCCTCGACAACTACGACTATCAGCGACTGACAGTTCAGAAGACCACGAAAGAAGAGCCATTTCACGCCACCTATGAGAACGCTATGGAGGCTATTGATGGCTTGCGAAATAAGTTTGGTGGTAGTTCTCTTTTTGGTAATGAGAAAGACGACTCTTTCAAAAGCAGTATCGGGCAGATTTATCAGACCTTCGGTGGTGAAGAACTCTATCCCAGCGTAGAAGAGAAAGCCGCCATGCTGCTCTATCTCGTCACCAAGAACCACTCTTTCAGCGATGGCAATAAGCGCATTGCTGCCACGTTGTTCCTTTGGTTCCTTAACAATAATCACATTCTCTATTATCCTGACGGCAGCAAGCGCATAGCAGACAGCACTCTCGTTGCCCTTACGCTGATGATTGCCGAGAGCAGGACAGAAGAAAAGGATGTCATGGTGAAGGTTGTTGTCAATCTGATAAACAAAAACAATGATGAGTAA
- a CDS encoding class I SAM-dependent DNA methyltransferase yields MAKKQIKEKAIEEALWESANKLRGSVEPSEYKHVVLSLIFLKYANDRFTERRKELVAEGKEAFADNPVFYNAKNVFYLEPESRWDYLIENSKQNDIAIKIDKALAKVEQNNPTLKGALPSNYYAGLSLDRTKLAALLDEINKIDTLKDPENDLIGRVYEYFLGKFAIAEGKGKGEYYTPKTIVNLIAEMIEPYRGKIYDPCCGSGGMFVQSMKFIEAHHGNKRDISVYGQEYTNTTYKLAKMNLAIRGIACNLGEMAADTFHNDQHKDLKADFIMANPPFNQKAWRAENELKDDPRWVGYDVPPTSNANYGWILNIASKLSANGVAGFLLANGALSGDGTELAIRQQLLQNHLVEAIVILPRNMFYSTDISVTLWILNNNKKARNVEQNGKLVKYRNRENEVLFIDLRQWGEPYEKKYIQFSPEQIQQIAENFHNWQREGYEQTYHNEPEYCYSATLDEIEQKGWSLVPSKYIEFKNRDEQIDFDTKMKQLQSEMIDLLKQEEESKQELKSLFEKLGYSL; encoded by the coding sequence ATGGCAAAGAAACAGATAAAAGAGAAAGCAATAGAAGAGGCTTTGTGGGAGTCAGCGAATAAACTGCGCGGCTCTGTGGAGCCTTCTGAATATAAGCACGTGGTGCTAAGCCTGATATTCCTGAAGTATGCCAACGATCGCTTCACGGAGCGACGCAAAGAGTTGGTAGCTGAAGGTAAAGAGGCATTTGCAGATAATCCAGTTTTTTATAACGCAAAGAACGTATTCTACTTGGAGCCTGAGAGCCGTTGGGACTATCTAATTGAAAACTCCAAGCAAAACGATATTGCCATCAAGATAGACAAGGCCCTGGCAAAGGTGGAGCAGAACAACCCTACGCTCAAAGGTGCCTTGCCCAGCAACTATTATGCAGGATTGTCGCTTGATCGTACCAAACTGGCTGCATTGCTCGATGAGATAAACAAGATTGATACGCTGAAGGACCCAGAGAACGATCTCATTGGTCGTGTTTACGAATATTTCTTGGGTAAGTTTGCTATTGCTGAGGGTAAGGGTAAAGGAGAATACTATACCCCTAAGACTATCGTTAATCTGATAGCCGAGATGATTGAGCCATATCGTGGCAAGATTTATGACCCTTGTTGTGGTTCTGGTGGTATGTTCGTGCAGAGCATGAAGTTTATTGAGGCCCATCATGGCAACAAGCGCGACATCTCTGTTTATGGACAGGAATACACCAACACCACTTATAAACTGGCAAAGATGAACCTTGCCATTCGTGGCATAGCTTGTAATCTTGGCGAGATGGCTGCAGATACGTTCCATAACGACCAACATAAGGACTTGAAAGCCGATTTCATTATGGCCAATCCGCCTTTTAACCAGAAGGCATGGCGTGCAGAGAATGAACTGAAAGACGATCCTCGATGGGTGGGTTACGATGTGCCACCAACGAGTAATGCCAACTATGGCTGGATTCTGAATATTGCATCTAAGCTATCTGCTAATGGTGTTGCTGGTTTTCTTTTGGCGAATGGCGCATTGAGTGGTGATGGCACAGAGTTGGCTATCCGCCAGCAGCTATTGCAGAACCATTTGGTTGAAGCAATCGTTATTTTGCCTCGTAACATGTTCTATTCAACAGATATTAGTGTGACGCTCTGGATTTTGAACAATAACAAGAAAGCCCGCAATGTTGAGCAGAACGGTAAATTGGTGAAGTATCGCAATCGTGAAAACGAAGTTCTCTTTATCGACTTGCGCCAATGGGGCGAACCTTATGAAAAGAAATACATCCAATTCTCGCCAGAGCAGATACAGCAGATAGCCGAGAACTTCCATAATTGGCAGCGTGAGGGCTATGAACAGACTTATCACAACGAGCCAGAATACTGCTACTCTGCAACACTCGACGAAATCGAGCAGAAAGGTTGGAGCCTCGTCCCAAGTAAATACATCGAGTTTAAGAATCGTGATGAGCAGATAGACTTCGACACGAAGATGAAGCAACTACAGTCAGAGATGATCGACCTCTTAAAACAGGAGGAAGAAAGCAAGCAGGAACTTAAGTCACTCTTTGAGAAACTTGGCTATAGCTTATAA